In Apium graveolens cultivar Ventura chromosome 10, ASM990537v1, whole genome shotgun sequence, the following are encoded in one genomic region:
- the LOC141693873 gene encoding E3 ubiquitin-protein ligase HAKAI homolog has protein sequence MNREPLKIILSKKGQTSDCAGEKLPGTGKNVTAACPDHLVISDLPVAKGIGRVPTAARVKEVGFTVHTKKGGEKVHFCAMCNFPIAIYGRLIPCEHAFCRDCALECGSKGECYMCGAQIEKIQPINKGKGVIFICGVSSCLKSFCKENELRSHISEVHGAAGLNTVISGGDGDLHLVPLNGPLPRPTAQPKP, from the exons ATGAACCGAGAGCCACTCAAGATCATCCTCTCAAAGAAGGGCCAAACCTCTGATTGTGCAGGGGAGAAACTTCCGGGGACAGGGAAAAATGTTACAGCAGCATGTCCCGACCACCTTGTCATATCTGATCTGCCGGTGGCGAAAGGCATTGGACGTGTACCTACTGCTGCACGTGTGAAAGAAGTTGGTTTCACTGTTCATACCAAAAAGGGAGGAGAGAAAGTTCATTTTTGTGCCATGTGTAATTTTCCAATTGCAATTTATGGCCGCCTG ATCCCCTGTGAACATGCTTTTTGTCGGGACTGTGCCCTGGAGTGCGGAAGCAAAGGTGAATGCTACAT GTGTGGAGCACAGATCGAGAAGATACAGCCCATCAATAAGGGGAAAGGAGTGATCTTCATATGTGGCGTGAGTAGCTGCCTCAAGTCGTTCTGCAAGGAAAATGAACTTAGGAGTCATATTTCCGAGGTCCATGGTGCAGCTGGTTTGAACACCGTCATTAGTGGCGGTGATGGAGATCTGCATCTGGTACCATTAAATGGACCACTCCCCAGGCCAACTGCACAACCGAAACCTTGA
- the LOC141691188 gene encoding scarecrow-like protein 30 produces the protein MSLEGDYFHGVHQYINDMLMEDGQDVPMFHESAIQTKEKSFNEVLDREVPSNVCPLNENIGTCQDKSIKTTLTDAILENVVDSSQIQNPGEPQSSPTKSYHSNDYVQPRPQSSASSSNNVNYLVQILMKDDQEVPVFPEFAIQAIEKSLCEALKQKVNSCDRSHDENTGNCHIQCIKSASIVAPEKVVEPNQTQNPGELQSSLNRSYHLNDFVPPILSSSAWLSNNVKPLVQMLVEDVQEVPVFPESAIQAIEKSLCDALKQKVCYRLPDENIGNCHTQYINCASTVAPENVVEPNQTQNPGELQSSFTKSYHLNDFVPSVSPSSASLSNNVNPLVQLANSYLDASKGKKHSHEESTNTNDCLQETQSNKKLARYSEEITDLSDMLDKVSLCPDFNTTWKTEESVLQVSKGRFPQDKRRPVVALKRLLNQCVLSISSGDNLAAKQTLDMIREQFSPHGDGTQRLAHYIATAIEARIHGTGTKLYADCCLMGTFADTLKAYQSYFTAVPFQRMSNIFANKAIYRQTMGATKLHIIDFGISYGFQWPCIIQAFSSRPGGSPYLRITGIDFPEPGFLPLKRVEKTGSCLGNYCKRFNIPFEYNCIAKKWDSIELEDLKIEEGERLVVNCLYRLRQVPDESAVESGPRNVVLKLIKRINPELFVVGVLNGTYSSPFFNTRFRDAMSHFATLSDMFEATLANEDASRLVMEQEMLAKDAINVLACEGTARVERPEKYSLWTSRIMKAGFMQTPLPKEILAEVKGKVRLQYNKKFLVREDNRWMLQGWNGRVLYALSLWTSVQE, from the coding sequence ATGTCTTTGGAAGGTGACTACTTTCATGGTGTTCATCAGTACATAAACGATATGCTTATGGAAGATGGCCAGGATGTGCCCATGTTCCATGAGTCTGCTATCCAGACTAAAGAGAAGTCCTTTAATGAAGTCCTAGATCGGGAGGTCCCTTCCAATGTTTGTCCACTTAATGAAAATATTGGTACTTGCCAGGATAAGAGCATTAAAACCACTCTTACTGATGCAATTTTGGAAAATGTAGTGGATTCCAGTCAGATACAAAATCCAGGTGAACCGCAATCCTCTCCCACTAAATCATATCATTCAAATGATTATGTACAACCTAGGCCACAATCATCAGCCTCATCAAGCAACAATGTCAATTATCTTGTCCAAATACTCATGAAAGATGATCAGGAGGTGCCCGTGTTCCCTGAGTTTGCTATCCAGGCTATTGAGAAGTCCTTGTGTGAAGCCCTGAAGCAGAAGGTTAATTCATGTGATCGTTCACATGATGAGAATACTGGCAATTGTCATATTCAGTGCATTAAAAGTGCTTCTATTGTTGCACCGGAAAAAGTGGTGGAACCCAATCAGACACAGAATCCCGGTGAACTGCAATCCTCTCTCAATAGGTCATATCATTTAAACGATTTTGTTCCACCTATATTATCCTCATCAGCCTGGTTAAGCAACAATGTCAAGCCTCTTGTCCAGATGCTCGTGGAAGATGTTCAGGAGGTGCCCGTGTTCCCTGAGTCTGCTATCCAGGCTATTGAGAAGTCGTTGTGTGACGCCCTGAAGCAGAAGGTCTGTTATCGTTTACCTGATGAGAATATTGGCAATTGCCATACTCAGTACATTAACTGTGCCTCTACTGTTGCACCGGAAAATGTGGTGGAACCCAATCAGACACAGAATCCTGGTGAACTGCAATCCTCTTTCACTAAGTCATATCATTTAAATGATTTTGTTCCATCTGTTTCACCCTCATCAGCCTCGTTAAGCAACAATGTCAATCCCCTTGTCCAATTGGCAAACTCTTATTTGGATGCTTCGAAGGGGAAGAAGCATAGTCATGAAGAATCTACGAATACTAATGACTGCCTTCAAGAAACACAGAGTAACAAGAAATTGGCAAGATACTCTGAAGAAATCACCGACCTATCAGACATGTTAGACAAAGTCTCACTTTGCCCTGATTTCAATACTACTTGGAAAACTGAGGAGTCCGTGCTGCAAGTATCAAAGGGCAGGTTTCCTCAAGACAAGAGAAGGCCGGTGGTTGCCTTAAAAAGGCTCCTAAACCAGTGTGTATTATCAATATCAAGTGGCGATAATTTGGCTGCTAAACAAACTCTTGATATGATTCGCGAACAGTTTTCACCGCATGGAGATGGTACGCAGAGATTGGCGCACTACATTGCTACTGCTATTGAGGCACGGATACATGGAACTGGGACAAAACTATATGCAGATTGTTGTTTGATGGGAACATTTGCTGATACTTTAAAGGCTTATCAGTCATATTTTACTGCAGTCCCATTCCAGAGGATGTCAAATATATTTGCCAACAAGGCAATATATAGACAGACTATGGGAGCAACAAAGCTTCACATTATTGATTTCGGGATTTCATATGGATTTCAGTGGCCATGTATCATCCAGGCTTTTTCCTCAAGACCTGGCGGGTCACCATATCTTCGTATCACGGGGATTGATTTTCCTGAACCTGGTTTCCTGCCATTGAAGAGGGTGGAAAAGACAGGCTCCTGTTTAGGTAACTATTGCAAGAGATTTAACATCCCATTTGAGTATAACTGCATTGCGAAGAAATGGGATTCAATTGAGTTAGAGGATTTAAAGATCGAAGAAGGTGAGAGGCTCGTTGTCAATTGTTTGTACAGGTTAAGGCAAGTACctgatgaatcagcagtagaaAGTGGCCCAAGAAACGTGGTTCTGAAATTAATTAAGAGAATTAACCCTGAATTGTTTGTCGTTGGAGTACTTAATGGCACCTATAGTTCTCCCTTTTTTAACACACGGTTCCGGGATGCTATGTCTCATTTTGCTACCCTCTCGGATATGTTTGAGGCTACTCTAGCCAATGAAGATGCAAGCAGGTTGGTAATGGAGCAAGAAATGCTTGCAAAGGATGCTATTAATGTCCTAGCGTGTGAAGGAACTGCAAGGGTTGAAAGGCCGGAGAAGTACAGCCTGTGGACATCCCGGATCATGAAGGCTGGTTTTATGCAGACTCCTCTGCCAAAAGAGATCCTCGCAGAAGTAAAAGGAAAggtgagattgcaatacaacaAAAAGTTTCTCGTACGTGAAGACAACAGATGGATGTTGCAGGGATGGAACGGACGAGTTTTGTATGCTCTATCCCTGTGGACATCTGTGCAAGAATGA